A genomic stretch from Nocardia wallacei includes:
- a CDS encoding DUF6879 family protein — translation MKLPSRYPRSEGPITGMLLVVGDPWPDWFRGLRHSAFHLEVRDSYVEASESSRLQAFLAGDPAPDEPPVPWHGLMRETTARGVSVSRVRIVTVPHSDYHRWLLSITGLNIESGEEIRYLPRDEAGPVPPDDWWLFDDEKVAYNLVDAAGKPAGVAVTTDPQLAEYCRSVRDRLWQIATPYAEYISS, via the coding sequence ATGAAACTGCCATCGAGGTACCCAAGATCGGAAGGACCTATTACGGGCATGCTGCTAGTCGTCGGTGACCCTTGGCCTGACTGGTTCCGCGGGCTACGGCACTCGGCTTTCCACCTCGAAGTTCGGGATTCCTATGTCGAGGCATCGGAGAGTAGTCGTCTGCAAGCCTTCCTCGCTGGTGATCCTGCACCCGACGAGCCTCCAGTCCCATGGCATGGACTCATGCGGGAGACAACCGCGCGGGGAGTCTCCGTCAGCCGGGTACGCATCGTTACCGTACCTCACTCGGATTATCACCGGTGGTTGCTTTCGATCACTGGGCTCAATATCGAATCCGGCGAAGAAATCCGCTATCTGCCCCGAGATGAGGCAGGTCCGGTGCCACCCGACGATTGGTGGCTGTTCGATGATGAAAAAGTCGCGTACAACCTTGTTGACGCAGCCGGCAAGCCTGCAGGCGTAGCGGTCACCACCGATCCGCAGCTCGCAGAGTACTGCCGGAGTGTGCGCGACCGGCTGTGGCAGATCGCCACACCGTATGCGGAGTACATCTCGAGTTGA
- a CDS encoding SAM-dependent methyltransferase, whose amino-acid sequence MTAASVADPVGADVGRPSLCRMYSHWYYGGKDHYEIDRDACQLLAQHAPGWQLAVRASRAWLRRRVGDLAARGIDRFLVLGAGLPVSGESAVHELAALELGNRPVQVVYVDRDPLATAHNRVVLADNVYVHAVEADLTDPADVLDRARAAGSFIDWSTPIAVLLPDSLSHVPDDPGPATVVRRYRELLAPGSWLAVSHYTDPGPRHPAHRTATVLAEYFAALVGTGRFRSGAEIAACFDGLTLHEPGLADLTAWPAPLSSATPLPIEAGLILCGLARIPDPDTLRTHP is encoded by the coding sequence GTGACCGCGGCGAGTGTGGCGGATCCGGTGGGGGCCGATGTCGGGCGTCCGAGTCTGTGCCGGATGTACAGCCACTGGTATTACGGCGGTAAGGATCATTACGAGATCGACCGCGACGCCTGCCAGCTGCTGGCGCAGCATGCGCCGGGCTGGCAGCTGGCGGTGCGGGCCAGCCGGGCCTGGCTACGCCGTCGGGTAGGTGACCTCGCCGCGCGAGGAATAGACCGGTTCCTGGTGCTCGGCGCGGGACTCCCGGTCTCCGGCGAGTCCGCGGTGCACGAGCTGGCGGCGCTGGAATTGGGGAACCGGCCCGTGCAGGTGGTGTATGTGGACCGGGATCCGCTGGCGACCGCGCACAACCGGGTCGTGCTGGCCGACAACGTCTACGTTCATGCTGTCGAAGCCGACCTCACCGATCCGGCCGACGTGCTCGACCGGGCGCGTGCGGCCGGGTCGTTCATCGACTGGTCGACGCCGATCGCGGTGCTGCTGCCCGACTCGCTGTCGCATGTCCCCGACGACCCCGGCCCCGCCACGGTCGTGCGCCGCTACCGCGAGCTGCTCGCTCCCGGATCCTGGCTCGCCGTCAGCCACTACACCGACCCCGGCCCCCGCCACCCCGCACACCGGACCGCGACCGTGCTGGCAGAGTACTTCGCCGCGCTCGTGGGCACGGGCCGGTTCCGCTCCGGCGCCGAGATCGCGGCCTGCTTCGACGGACTAACACTCCACGAGCCAGGGCTCGCGGACCTCACCGCATGGCCGGCGCCGCTCAGCTCGGCGACCCCCCTACCGATCGAGGCCGGCCTGATCCTGTGCGGGCTCGCCCGCATCCCGGACCCCGACACACTTAGGACACACCCATGA
- a CDS encoding FAD-dependent monooxygenase, with the protein MRIRRLISVSGCVSVPVLIVGAGPVGLAAAVEFERWGVPFSLIDRAVGWEETTRAITVHARVQEWLAWIGEIDAFMEHGRVHRSMDYLFAESDKTARLDFTGLTNTRFPHVLMSNQNQTEAILRRRLAARGQLVRWGTRLISVVPDPDGGGVTATLALPDGRIEEVHAEYVIGCDGTHSTVRRELGLEFAGTEYAGRTRMADAVVRGLPLDDDRLHYLVAKTGMLMVTELPGGRSRLVFSEPGEATAAASVDVAAIRRDLQAVFDRWFPGQVTLEAPAWATEFKQYRRQSADYRSGRIFLAGDASNVRSIAGGMGLNCGMLDAINLSWKLAAVLTGKAHPSLLDSYERERVPADAQVMAVAAQLHAILMDHHTPVTQRIALVENAGFQTSVTSLISGLGYTYRDVIPTPAGARVLAGLTAGDRAPDVGINARIGIHDMLDHPNYTLLTVHRRARSVWETQALVRQMRQHFGDRVRSVSVCPPDTQLAPTGTVFSDTNHVHDLYGSADSDVACLIRPDGYLAGRVCLADCGTLLADLGTVLI; encoded by the coding sequence ATGCGAATCAGGAGGTTGATTTCCGTGTCTGGTTGCGTTTCTGTTCCGGTTCTTATCGTGGGTGCGGGGCCGGTGGGGTTGGCAGCGGCAGTCGAGTTTGAGCGATGGGGTGTGCCGTTCTCACTGATCGATCGAGCCGTGGGCTGGGAGGAGACCACTCGAGCGATCACGGTACACGCACGTGTACAGGAGTGGCTGGCGTGGATCGGTGAGATCGATGCGTTTATGGAGCACGGGCGAGTACATCGGTCTATGGATTATTTGTTCGCGGAATCGGATAAGACTGCACGCCTCGATTTCACCGGATTGACCAATACGCGTTTTCCGCATGTGCTGATGTCCAATCAAAATCAGACCGAGGCGATTCTGCGTCGGCGACTTGCGGCCCGGGGACAGCTAGTTAGGTGGGGTACCCGCCTGATCTCGGTGGTACCGGATCCTGATGGCGGCGGGGTGACCGCAACACTGGCGTTGCCGGACGGCCGGATCGAAGAGGTACACGCCGAGTATGTGATCGGGTGCGACGGCACGCATTCCACTGTCCGCAGAGAGCTAGGGCTGGAATTCGCCGGGACCGAGTACGCAGGCCGGACCCGGATGGCCGATGCGGTGGTGCGCGGGCTGCCGCTGGACGACGATCGCCTGCACTACCTGGTCGCGAAGACCGGGATGCTGATGGTCACCGAGTTGCCCGGCGGCCGTTCCCGGTTGGTGTTCAGCGAGCCCGGCGAAGCGACCGCGGCGGCCTCGGTGGATGTCGCCGCGATCCGCCGTGACCTGCAGGCGGTGTTCGACAGGTGGTTCCCCGGCCAGGTGACGCTCGAGGCTCCGGCGTGGGCGACCGAGTTCAAGCAGTACCGTCGCCAGAGCGCCGATTATCGGAGCGGCCGGATCTTCCTTGCAGGTGATGCCAGCAATGTGCGCTCGATCGCGGGGGGTATGGGTCTCAACTGCGGCATGTTGGACGCGATCAACTTGTCCTGGAAACTCGCTGCGGTCTTGACCGGCAAAGCCCACCCGTCGTTGCTCGACAGCTACGAGAGGGAACGGGTTCCCGCCGACGCGCAGGTAATGGCTGTCGCCGCGCAGCTGCACGCCATCCTCATGGACCACCACACACCCGTGACACAGCGCATCGCCCTGGTGGAGAACGCAGGGTTTCAGACGTCGGTCACGAGTCTGATCTCCGGGCTCGGCTACACCTATCGCGACGTCATCCCCACCCCGGCCGGTGCTCGCGTGCTGGCGGGACTGACGGCAGGCGACCGTGCACCGGACGTGGGTATCAACGCGCGGATCGGGATACACGACATGCTGGATCATCCGAACTACACGCTGCTGACCGTGCACCGGCGGGCGCGATCGGTGTGGGAAACCCAAGCGCTGGTCCGGCAGATGCGGCAGCATTTCGGCGACCGCGTCCGCTCCGTCTCGGTGTGCCCACCGGACACCCAACTGGCTCCCACGGGCACGGTGTTCAGCGACACCAATCACGTCCATGACCTCTATGGAAGCGCCGACTCCGATGTCGCGTGCCTGATCCGCCCGGACGGCTACCTGGCCGGGCGCGTGTGCCTAGCCGACTGCGGCACCCTGCTCGCCGACCTCGGCACCGTGCTCATCTGA
- a CDS encoding helix-turn-helix domain-containing protein, whose protein sequence is MTSSIQQQREALGGRLRELRRSAKLSGAELARRNGWHQTKISKIEYGRIKPSHDDIQAWCEHCNAVDQVPDLIASLENINAAYLEWRRVLGTGTKRRQLALVNLSENSAVIRIYNPHFIPGFLQTAEYAAKVLRNVSAFYQTPDDVDAGVAKRLERQQLLYGGNRRFHFLLGEQALYTNVGGKAVMAGQLDRLRAIVGLPRVTIGIVPRAAELPFAPTNFSMFDSKIVLVESITAEITVTQPREIQIYHQAFDTLVNKSVTGTKAQGLINKAARDGMAVDWHE, encoded by the coding sequence TTGACAAGCTCGATTCAGCAGCAGCGCGAAGCTCTCGGAGGGCGACTCCGAGAGCTTCGTCGTTCTGCCAAGCTGTCCGGCGCCGAGCTGGCACGCCGAAATGGCTGGCATCAAACCAAGATTTCGAAGATCGAATACGGCCGCATCAAGCCTTCCCACGACGATATCCAGGCATGGTGTGAGCACTGCAATGCCGTCGACCAGGTCCCGGACCTCATCGCGAGCTTGGAAAACATCAACGCTGCCTATCTCGAATGGCGGAGAGTGCTGGGTACAGGAACAAAACGCCGCCAACTCGCTCTCGTCAACCTCAGTGAGAACTCCGCTGTCATCAGGATATATAACCCACATTTCATACCGGGATTTTTGCAGACGGCCGAATATGCTGCCAAGGTCCTTCGCAACGTGAGTGCATTTTATCAAACACCTGACGATGTGGACGCTGGCGTGGCGAAACGGCTGGAAAGGCAGCAGCTTCTGTACGGGGGAAACCGACGCTTCCACTTTCTCCTCGGTGAGCAGGCGCTGTATACAAATGTCGGTGGAAAGGCGGTTATGGCTGGGCAGTTGGATAGATTACGAGCTATTGTGGGATTGCCCCGCGTGACCATCGGAATCGTACCGCGCGCGGCGGAGCTACCGTTCGCGCCGACAAATTTCTCTATGTTCGATTCCAAGATTGTTCTCGTCGAGTCGATTACGGCCGAGATCACTGTCACGCAACCACGGGAAATTCAGATATATCATCAGGCATTCGATACTCTCGTGAACAAATCGGTAACCGGTACTAAAGCCCAAGGGCTGATTAACAAAGCAGCTCGTGACGGGATGGCTGTTGACTGGCATGAGTGA
- a CDS encoding cytochrome P450 — protein MTTPPVPPDHHPAETESGRCPFGHGSPVGTAEERIPLHDPAFAQNPHAAYKVMRDRFGALAPVDLAPGVPATLVLGYRTAVEILHDEWHFPSDPRNWQQSVPADSPLLAMMGWLPAARYNTGRAHERYREASRAAIDAVDLHALHDLVEQVAVPLINAFFDDGTAEVISQYAHPLVVQVMNLLVGCPEETGTEIAQGMAARFDSGSGAAEAMRILRKALTDLVAAKHSEPGPDMASIILRHATGLTGDEVVAQLMSFYGAGVEALSNLIANTVLLTLTDSRFGGGLLSGSLSTREALDEVLFTDPPMANFCTTYPRQPVLIDHTWLPAHQPVVISLAACNNDPAIAAGDRTGNRSHLAWSAGPHLCPAQNVALRIAEDAIDQLLDALPDLQLAAAAEELVWRPGPFHRALTTLPVAFTPTSRPSTGLYAYAGENP, from the coding sequence ATGACCACACCTCCCGTACCGCCTGATCACCATCCGGCCGAGACCGAGTCCGGCCGGTGCCCGTTCGGGCACGGCTCGCCGGTCGGCACCGCCGAGGAGCGAATCCCGTTGCACGACCCGGCTTTCGCGCAAAATCCCCACGCCGCCTACAAGGTCATGCGGGACCGGTTCGGTGCTCTGGCGCCGGTGGACCTCGCGCCGGGGGTACCGGCGACGCTGGTGCTCGGGTACCGGACCGCGGTGGAGATCCTGCACGACGAATGGCATTTCCCGTCCGACCCCCGGAATTGGCAGCAGTCGGTGCCTGCCGATTCGCCGTTGCTGGCGATGATGGGCTGGCTTCCGGCAGCCCGGTACAACACCGGCCGCGCGCACGAACGCTACCGCGAAGCATCCCGGGCAGCGATCGACGCGGTCGACCTCCACGCCCTGCACGACCTGGTCGAACAAGTCGCCGTCCCGCTCATCAACGCCTTCTTCGACGACGGCACCGCGGAGGTGATCAGCCAGTACGCGCACCCGCTGGTGGTGCAGGTCATGAACCTGCTGGTCGGGTGCCCGGAAGAGACCGGAACCGAGATCGCGCAAGGGATGGCGGCCCGGTTCGACTCGGGATCCGGCGCCGCCGAGGCGATGCGGATCCTGCGGAAGGCGCTGACGGATCTGGTCGCGGCCAAGCACTCCGAGCCGGGCCCGGACATGGCCTCGATCATACTTCGCCATGCCACCGGGTTGACCGGTGACGAGGTGGTGGCGCAGCTGATGAGTTTCTACGGCGCCGGAGTCGAAGCCTTGTCGAACCTGATCGCCAACACTGTGCTGCTGACGCTCACCGACTCCCGATTCGGCGGGGGCCTGCTGTCGGGCAGCCTGTCGACCCGCGAGGCGCTGGATGAGGTGTTGTTCACCGATCCGCCGATGGCGAACTTCTGCACCACATACCCGCGCCAGCCCGTCCTCATCGACCACACCTGGCTGCCCGCGCACCAGCCCGTCGTGATCAGCCTCGCCGCCTGTAATAACGACCCGGCGATCGCGGCCGGTGACCGCACCGGGAACCGGTCACATCTGGCGTGGAGCGCCGGACCCCACCTGTGCCCAGCCCAGAACGTCGCGCTCCGGATCGCCGAGGACGCCATCGACCAGCTCCTCGACGCCCTGCCCGACCTCCAGCTCGCGGCCGCGGCCGAAGAGCTGGTGTGGCGGCCGGGACCGTTCCACCGCGCACTCACCACACTGCCAGTGGCCTTCACGCCGACGTCACGACCGTCCACCGGCCTCTACGCCTACGCGGGGGAGAACCCGTGA